The DNA window GCCGGCGGGATCGCCGCGTTGATGGCCGGGCGGGACGCGGCCGCACGGACCGGGGTGCCGCTGCGGCTGACCAGGGTCCAACCCGCGGTACGCCGTTCGCTCACCGCCGCCGGCCTGGCACCCGCGCGGGACTGAGCGCAGCCGGGCACGGTACGCGACGAGGGCCGACACCCGCGGGTGTCGGCCCTCGCCGGCGCGTACTCCTGGTCAGCTTTCCTCGGGGTCCCGGTCGCTGTGCGGGTGCCGCCAGCGCTCGTGCGGCTTCGGCGCTTCTTCGGTGTCCTCGGGCGCGTCACTCTCTTCGAAGCTCGGCCGGCGGACGCCCTCGGGCTCCGGGACATCCACGGGCCGGGCACCGGACCGCGGCGCCGGCTGGAACTCGGTCGCGTCGCGGGCGCCGTGCGCGCCCTCGGCGGCGGGCGACTCCGGCACGTGGGGCTCCATACGCAACTCCTCGGTGAAGTGCTGTGGCGGCTTGGTCGTGCGCTGTGGCAGGTCCCGGCCCAGGTCGGCGACGAGCGGGCCGTACTTCAGGTCGAACGCGGGGCGCTCGGAGCGGATCCGGGGCATCCGGTCGAAGTTGCGCAGGGGCGGCGGGCAGGTGGTGGCCCATTCGAGGGAGTTGCCGAAGCCCCACGGGTCGTCCACCGTCACCATCGTTCCGTACCGCCAGGACTTCCAGGCGTTGTACATGAAGAACAAAGTGGACAGGCCGAGGATGAACGCGAAGATGCTGGAGATCGTGTTCAGGGTGGTGAAGCCGTCGGTCGGCAGGTAGTCGGCGTACCGGCGGGGCATCCCCTCGCTGCCGAGCCAGTGGTGCACCAGGAAGGTGCCGTGGAAGCCGATGAACATGGTCCAGAAGTGCGCCTTGCCGATCCGGTCGTCGAGCAGCCGTCCGGTCATCTTCGGCCACCAGAAGTAGTAGCCGGCGAAGAGCGCGAAGACCACGGTGCCGAAGACCACGTAGTGGAAGTGCGCCACCACGAAGTAGGTGTCGTGGGTGTGCCAGTCCGCCGGCGGGCTGGCCAGCAGCACCCCGGTGAGTCCGCCGAGCAGGAAGGTGACCAGGAAACCGATGGCGAACAGCATCGGCGTCTCGAAGGTGAGTTGTCCCTTCCACATGGTGCCGATCCAGTTGAAGAACTTCACGCCGGTCGGCACCGCGATCAGGTAGCTGGTAATGCTGAAGAACGGCAGCAGCACCTGGCCGGTGGTGAACATGTGGTGCGCCCAAACGGTCATCGACAGCACGGTGATCGCGACGGTGGCCAGCACGATCCCGGTGTAGCCGAAGAGCGGCTTGCGGGCGAAGACCGGGATGACCTCGGTGACGATACCGAAGAACGGCAGCGCGATGATATAGACCTCGGGATGGCCGAAGAACCAGAACAGGTGCTGCCAGAGCAACATCCCACCGGTCGCAGGGTCGTACACGTGCGCGTTGAGCAGCCGGTCGGCCAACAGGGCCAGCAGCGCCGCGGCCAGCAGCGGGAAGACAAAGATCACCAGCACACTGGTGAAGAGCATGTTCCAGGTGAAGATCGGCATCCGGAACATGGTCATCCCGGGCGCGCGCAGGGTGAGGATCGTGGTGATCAGGTTGACCGCGCCGAGGATGGTGCCCAGGCCGGAGATGACCAGGCCGGCAATCCACAGGTTCGCGCCGACGCCGGGAGAGTGCTCGACGCTGCTCAGTGGGGAGTACGCCGTCCAGCCGAAGTCCGCCGAGCCCTGCGGGGTGAGGAAGCCACTGATCACCATCAGCCCGCCGAACAGGTACAGCCAGTAGGCCAGCGCGTTGAGGCGGGGGAACGACACGTCCGGCGCGCCGATCTGGATCGGCACGATGAAGTTGCCGAACCCGAACCCCGCGGGCGTGGCGAACAGCAGCAGCATCACCGCGCCGTGCGAGGTGAACAACTGGTTGTACTGCTCCGAGGAGAGGAACTGCAGCCCCGGTCGGGCCAGCTCTCCCCGCATCAGCATCGCCTGCACCCCGCCCACGAGGAAGAACCCGAAGGAGGTGAGCAGGTAGAGCACACCGATCTGCTTGTGGTCCGTGGTGGCCAGGAACTTGATCAGAGAGCTGCCGGGGACCCGCGAACGCAGTGGTCCGGGGAAGCCTCCGAAGCGGGCCGGTGCCAGGATCGCCGGGCCTCGATCGCGACTGGGTTCCGTGGTTACCCGCTTGGGCATGGCTGCTCACCCCGCCGTTGTGACAGAAAAGGACGGGTGTGCCTACCCGACCCTCTGACCATGAAACCAGGGCAGAGCAGTTATTTCAGTCAGATCGCCAGAGGGCGGCGGAACCATCTGGAACGCTCAGGTTGCCGACATGATCGCCCAGACCGCCTTGCCCTGGCCGGCCGGCACGCTGCCCCACCGCTGAGCCAGCTCCCGGACCAGCAGCAACCCACGCCCACCCTCGGCGCGCAGATCCGTCCGGGCCGGCCGGGCCGCCGCCGGGCTGCCATCCACCACGGCCAGGTGCAGGTACGGCCGACGCAGGGTCACCGTCACCTGCATCGGCGTGCCGGCGTGCCGGACTACGTTGCCGACGAGTTCACTGAGCACCAGTGCGGCCGGGCCCGCGGCATCGGGAAGGTTCCACCGCGTGCACGCGTCGACGACCAGTTCCCGAGCCCGCCGGCAGGCCTCGGCCACCGGCTCCAGCCGCGCCTGCAGCCGGGGCGCGGCGGCGGCGCCGGCCACCCGGGTCGCCTCATCGCAGTCCCGGGACACCGGGACCACCCGGCACGCGGTCGACTCGGCCAGCCAACGGGCGGCGTCCGGCGGTGGGGCGCAGAGCACCACCGGCACGGCCGGCCACTCCGCGGCCCGCCGAGCCGTCGCGGCGAAGACGGACAACGCCAGCCGGTCCCGGACGGTGACCCCGGCAAGGTCGACGACCAGCGCATCCGGTTCAGCGGCCAGGGCCCGGTCCAGCACGCGATGGACCGACCGCATGGTGCCCAGGTCCAGTGGACCGCAGAGCCGGACGACCGCCACCGGTGCGGTGTCGCACACCTCCCAGGTGATCCGGCTGGACATGGGGCCCTCACTTCGCTGATGTGTCGGGATCTGCGAACTACCCGAGGCGCAGCCCGGTCAAACCGGACCTACGGGCCGAGCGAGGCAGGTCACGGGTGGCGCGGCCGGTCAGGGACGGGCACGGCCGGTCAGCACGCCCAAGGCGATCATGCCGACACCGAGGCCGAGGTGCAGCCAGTCGTCGGCGTCGTTGACCGGCAGCACGTTCGCCCCGGTGTCGTGGTCCACCGCGAGGCCGTAGAGCCACAGCACCAGGTAGACGGCGCCGCCGCCGATGAGGAACGTTCGGGCGCCGCCGACCGTCCGGGCCAGCGCCAGGCCGGCCACCCCGGACAGCAGGTGCACCAGGTTGTGCAGCACCGACACCTGGAACACGCCGAACAGGTACGCGCCCGATCCGTGACCGGCGAACCGGAGATCGGCCGTGCCGCTGGTGATCCCCGGGACGAAGCCGAGCACGCCGATCAGCAGGAACAGCACCGCCACCGTCCCCGCGGCGCGGCGCACCGGCGGCTTGCCGTCGGCCGGATTGGGCCGGGCACGGGAGTGCGCCATCGGTCCGACCATCACCGACTCCTCGCTGCGCGGCGGCCGTGAGCGCTGCCGGCTACCCGTCGCCGCCGACGGCAAACCCCACGGCGGCGACGGACGGTCAGACCGGTTGCAGCCGCGGCGCGCTGGCCAGCTGGCGGACCCGCTGATACAGCTCGACGTAGCGCTGAGCCATCACCGCCGGGGTGAACCGCTGCGCGGCCACCCGACGGCACTCGTCGGCGTCGAGCAGGTCGGCCGCCAGCACCAGCTCACCGAGCTCCTCCTCGTCGGCGGTGAGCAACCCGGTGCGGCCGTGCTCGATCAGCTCCGGCAGGCACCCCCGGGCCGTCGCCACCACCGGCGTACCCAGGGCGAGCGACTCGACCACCGCCGTGCCGCCCGGCTCCTCCCAGCGCAGCGGGAACAGCGACGCGCGGGCGCTGGCGAGCAGATCGTCACGCTCCTGACCGGCCACAGTGCCGACCCAGCGGACCAGGTCACCGTCGACGTGGGGCGCCACCTCGTCGAGGAAGAACCGCACGTCCGGGTTCTGCCGGGCCTCGTCGCCGGCCGCGGCCAGCTCGGCCGGGCGGTGATAGGGGCCGACCGGCCCGGCCAGCACCAGCGGGAAACCGACCTGATGGGCCAGCCGGGCGCCCACGTCCTGCCCCTTGCCCGGGTTGATCCGGCCGAGGATGAGCAGGTGCTCGCCCTTCTCCGGGCGAGGCCGCCGGTCGGCGTCCACGGCGAGCGGGGTGGACAGGTGCACGTGCCCCACCGAGTGCTCCCGCAGCGCCTGCGGGGCCCGGGCCAGCTGGGACGCGGACACACCGTTGACGCGGACCCGCTCGCCACCGTCCAGGCTGCCGTAGAGCGCCGGGTGCTTGGCCAGGTCCCAGTGCAGGGTGTGCAGGGTCGGCGGGCCGCTCGGTCCCATCGCGGCGAGCGTGGCCAGCCCGACCGCCTCCACGTGATCGTGCACCAGGTCGATGTCGTCGCGGGCGTGCAGCTCGCGCACCACCCCGGCCAGGTGCGCCTGCGCGATCCCGCAGACCTGGTTGTACGGCCGCTGGAGCGCGGCGAACTGCCCGTCGGGAAAGACCGACACCCGCTCGTCCACCGGCAGGGTGCTGCTCTCCACCGAGGCGAGCACCACCCGTACGCCGAGTCGCCGCAGCTCCGGCACCAGCGTGGCGATCACGTTCTCGATCCCGCCGTAGCCCGGCGGCGGCACGGACAGCCACGGGCCGGCGTTCATCAGCACGGTGAGGCTCATCGGGCCCGGCCCTTTCCTGCGACGGCGCCCAGGGTGAGCGCCCGGGCCCTCACGCCGCGGCCACCCGTCGGCGGGGCACCCGGTGGCGCAGCTCGGCCAGCGGCGGGCGCTCTTCGATGGACACGTCGCTGACCACGATCTCGCGGCCGAGGTTCGGCAGCGTGTCGGAGCCGCCGCGGCGGAACTGGGTCAGCAGCGCCTCCGGTGACATCCCGGGGCTCGCCCAGCCACGCCGCTGCAACCGGGACCAGGCGGTCAGCATGATCTGTGCCGACATCCGGCCGAGCGCCGCGGTGTCCTGGTGCCGGTGCTTGCGTTCGCCGAGGTCGACCTGCGCCAACGCGTCCAGACCGACCATGTCGAGCAGATCGATCAGCATCGCCGTCTCCACCCCGTACCCGGAGACGAACGGCACCTGGGCCAGCACCTCGCGCCGGCCGGCGTACTCCCCGGCGAGCGGCTGCACGAAGCCGGCCAGCTCGGGCCAGAAGAGGTTGAGCAGCGGTCGCGCCATCAACTCGGTCACCCGGCCGCCGCCGTCCTGCTCCACGCTCGCGGTGCCCACCAGCGGCCGGTGGTAGAAGCCCTTCACGAATTCGACTGACGGGTCGGTCAGCAGCGGGCCGAGCAGCCCGCTCACGAAGTGCGGCCGGAACTCCCGCAGGTCGGCGTCGATGAACGCCACCACGTCCCCCTCGGCGGCGGCCAGGCCCGCCCAGAGCGCGTCGCCCTTGCCGGTGAGTCGAGGCAGCCCCCGGGTCATCTCGTCCTGGCCGACCACCTCCGCGCCAGCGGCCCGGGCCACCTGCGCGGTGCGGTCGGTCGAGCGCGAGTCCACCACGATCAGCTCATCGACCAGGGCGACCCGATCCATCAGGTGCTCACGGATGGTCGCCACGATCGCACCGACCGTGGCCTCCTCGTTACGCGCCGGCAGCACCACGCTGACCCGGCTCTCTCCCTTGGCACGCACCAGCCGGCGTGCCGGCCAGTCCGCCGCCGAAGTGGTCCGGTACGTGGCCCACGCCTCCACCACCGGTGACACGCTCGATGTCGTATCCCGCACGGGCACCCCTCCGAATCGTGGGCGGAAAAACCGAGATTGGTTGTTCCCATTCCCCACCATGCGCTAACCGCTTCCAGGGAAACAGCTTGATCACAGGGTGACCCCGCCGCGTTCCCGGGGGATGAACGTTTGATTGCGCCCACCCCGGGGGACTGCTCCCAGCGGAGATGAAACGTTCTCGAAGGGGCTTGTCGAATGCATGGATGCCGCGTGGGTCTGATCGGCGCCGGTGGAGTGGCACAGCGGCATGCCCGCGTGCTGGCCGGATTCGATGACGTCGAGCTGATCGGGGTCACCGACGTGGCGCCGGACGCGGCGTCGGCGCTGGTCGCGCAGTCCGGCGGACGGGCCTACGCCGACGTCGCCGAGCTGCTGGCCGCCGGCCCGGACGCGGTGTACGTCTGCGTGCCACCGTTCGCGCACGGCCCGGCCGAGGAGGCGGTGATCGACGCCGGTGCGCCGATGTTCGTGGAGAAGCCCGTCGCGGTCGACCTGGTCACCGCCGAGCGGATCGCCGACCTGATCGCCCAACGCGGGCTGCGTACCGCCGTCGGGCACCACTGGCGCTACCTGAGCGTGCTCGACCAGGCCCGCGAGCTGCTCGCCGACCGTCCGGTGCGGATGGTCAGCGGCTCCTGGTGGGACAAGGTGCCACCGGTGGCCTGGTGGTCGCGGCGGGACCACTCCGGCGGCCCGGTGGTCGAGCAGGCCGCGCACGTGCTGGACCTGATCCGGGCGCTGGTCGGCGAGGCCACCGAGGTCACCGCGTACGGCAACGGCACACCGCCGCCGGTGGACGGCGCCGACATCGATTCGGTGACCACCGCCACGCTGCGCTTCGCCGGCGGCGCGGTCGGCACGCTCAGCGCGGCCTGCGTGCTGGGCTGGAAGCACCGCGCCGGGCTGGAGATCCTCGCGGACGGGCTGGCCCTGTCGATCACCGAGGACGGCCTGCTGATCCGCGACACCGACGGTGAACGTCACGTCCCGGCCGACCCGGAGGCCGCCCGGGTGGCGGTCGACCGCGCCTTCATCGACGCGGTGCGCGGCATCGGCGACGACGTACGCGTCCCGTACGCCGAGGCGCTGGGCACCCAGCGACTGGCCCTCGCGGTGGCCGACTCGGCCCGCACCGGCGAGACCGTGCGGCTCGCTACACCCGTCGAGCCGGCGGTGCTCACCAGCGGGGTGACCGTCGATGCGTGACACGGTCGTGGTGGTGTCCGCCCCCGGTCGGGTGGAGCTTGTCGAGCAGGACGCCGCCCCACTGCGCCCCGGCACCTTCCGGGTCGAGACGCTGTTCAGCGGCGTCTCCGCCGGCACCGAACTGAGCTACGTCAAGGGCACCAACCCGTACCTGCACGTCACCTGGAACGCCGACCTGGGGCTGTTCCAGCCGGGCGAGGCGAGCAGCCCCTACCCGCTGACCCGGCTGGGCTACATGCAGGTCGGTCGGGTGGTGGAGAGTGACACCCCGGCGGTCGCGGTGGGCGAGGTGGGTGCGATGACCTACGGGCACCGCACCGGCTGGCTGGCCGACCCGGTCGCCGAGCGGTTCGTTCCGCTCCCCGACGACCTGGACCCGCTCCTCGGCGTCTACGTCGCGCACATGGGCCCGATCTGCGCGAACGGTCTGCTGCACGCCGCCGCTGACCTGCACGGCGCCGGCGTCCGCTCGCTCGGCGACGGGGTGCGTGGCCGGCGGGTCGCGGTGGTCGGCGCCGGCGTGGTGGCGCTGCTGACCGCGCTGTTCGCCCGGCGGCACGGCGCCGCCTCGGTGGTGGTGCTCGACCCCACCCCGCAGCGCCGACAGGTCGCCGAGGCGCTCGGCCTGGAAACCCTCGACCCGGGCTCGGACGACCCGGCCGTGGTGCTCAAGACCCGCTGGGCGCACACCGCCGGCGACCGCGGCGCCGACGTGGTGTTCCAGTGCCGGGGGCAGGCGTGGGCGTTGCAGCTCGCGCTGCGGCTGCTGCGGCCGCAGGGCACGGTGATCGACCTCGCCTTCTACCAGGGCGGCGCGGACGCGGTCCGGTTGGGCGAGGAGTTCCACCACAACGGGCTGTCGCTGCGCTGCGCGCAGATCGGCCGGGTGCCACGCGGGCTCGCGCCCACCTGGGACCGGGAGCGGCTCTCCGCCGAGACCGTCGACCTGCTCCGGGCGTACGGGGACGTGATCCGCAAGCACGTCGTCTCGGCGGTGGTGCCGTTCGACGAGGCGCCCACCCTGCTCACCGACCTGGCCGAGCGCCGCCGCCAGGAGCTTCAGGTGGTGCTGGCCGGCTGACCCGACGCCGGAGCGCGCTCTCCGGGTGACGGGGCGGGCTACCGTTCCCGCCATGAGCACCCCTGACGCCCGGCCGGTGGGCCTGGCCGCGCTGCTGCCGTACCTGCGTGAGCACCGCGGCACCCTCGCCGTGGTGGGCGTCCTGTCGCTGGCCGGCGCGGCGGCGTCGCTCGCCCAGCCGCTGCTCACCCGGTCGGCGCTCGACCGGGTGAGCGCCGGCCACGCGGTGACCGGGCTGGTGGCGGTGCTGGTGGTGCTGGTGGTGCTCGGCGCCGCGATCGGCGGGCTGCGCGACTATCTCCTGCAGCGCACCGCCGAGGGGCTGGTGCTGGGCACCCGGCGGCGGCTGGCCGGGCACCTGTTGCGGCTGCCCATCGCCGAGTACGACCGCCGGCGCACCGGCGACCTGCTCTCCCGGGTTGGCTCGGACACCACCCTGCTGCGCGCGGTGGTCACCTCCGGGCTCTTCGAGACGGTCACCGGGGCGGTGGTGGTGCTCGGCGCGGGCACGGCGATGGTGCTGCTCGACCCGCTGCTGTTCGGCGTCACCCTGCTCGGGGTGGGGCTGGGGCTGGGCTTCGCGGCCACCTTCGCCCGGCGGGTCCGGGCGCTGGCCCGTGCCGCCCAGGAGCGGATCGGCGAGATGACCGCGGCGGTGGAGCGGGCCATCTCCGCTGCCCGGACCATCCGGGCCAGCCGGGCCGAGACCCGGGAGGCGGAGATCGTCACCGGCAGCGCCCGGGAGGCGTACGCGGCGGGGCTGCGGGTGGCCCGGGTCCAGGCGGTGGTCGGCCCGATCGGCTCGGTCACCGTGCAGGGCGCCTTCCTGCTGGTGCTCGGCATCGGCGGGGCCCGGGTGGCCGCCGGCGCGATCACCGTCGGCGACCTCGTCGCCTTCGTCATGTACCTGTTCCTTCTGGCCCTGCCACTGGCTCAGGTGTTGCGCGCGTACACCCAGTTGCAGACTGGCCTGGGCGCGCTGCAACGGATCGAGGAGATCCTGGCGGTGCCGGGGGAGGGCGCGGCGGACCGGCCGGTGGAGACCGGCACGACGGCGACGCCGCGCCGCCCCGCCCCGATGATCGAGTTCGACCGGGTGGGTTTCGGCTACCCGGGCGGCGAACCGGTGCTGCACGAGGTGAGCTTCGCGGTGCCGGCCGGCACCCGCACCGCCCTGGTGGGCCCCTCCGGCGCCGGAAAGTCGACTCTGCTGGCCCTGGTCGAGCGCTTCTACGAGGTGAGCGCCGGCGCCGTCCGGCTGGACGGCAGGGACGTGCGGGAGCTGCCCCGCGACGTGCTGCGGGCCCAGCTCGGCTACGTCGAGCAGGAGGCCCCGGTGCTGGCCGGCACGCTGCGGGAGAATCTCTTGATCACCACTCCGGACGCCACCGACGACCGACTGCACGAAGTCCTCGACAAGGTCAACCTCGCTCATCTGGCGCACCGCTCCCCGCAGGGCCTCGACGTCCAGGTGGGGGAGGGCGGCGTGCTGCTCTCCGGGGGTGAGCGGCAGCGGCTGGCCATCGCCCGGGCGCTGCTGGCCGGCCCACCGGTACTGCTGCTCGACGAGCCGACCAGCAACCTCGACGCGCGCAACGAGATGGCGCTGCGCCGAGCCATCGACGCCGTGGCCGTCCGCCGGACACTGTTGATCGTGGCGCACCGGCTCGCCACCGTGGTCGACGCCGACCAGATCGTCGTCCTCGACGGCGGTCGGGTGGTGGCCGTGGGCACCCACGCCGAGCTGACCGCAACCGACCCGCTCTACCGGGAGCTGGCCACCCATCAGCTGCTGGTCGGCTGACCGCCGACATCCCCGTCGACATGCCGGCGAGTGCCGGGCCGCGCAGGCCGGCTCGAATCGCGTACCGTTGCCGCTCATGGGTGTGTCGCAACGGTTCAAGAGCAAGTTCCGGCGGTTCCTCCAGCGCCCGGGCTCGACGGTGGATCTTGCTCCGCTGGAGAAGCTGCTGCCGGCGATCGAGGCGCGCGAAGATGACCTCGCCGCGCTGGACGACGCCGGGTTGACCGAGGCCGCCGCCGCGGCAACCGGCTACGAGGAAATCTGCGCGGTCGGCCGGGAGGCCGCCCGCCGCGGCCTCGACCAGCGGCCGTACGACGTGCAGCTGCTCGGCGCGATGGCGCTGCTGTCGGGCAAGGTCGCCGAGATGGCCACCGGTGAGGGCAAGACCCTGACCGCCACGATCGCCGCGTACGGGCACGTCCGGCTCGGAAACGGGCCGGTGCACGTGCTCACCGTCAACGACTACCTGGCCCGCCGCGACGCCCAGTGGATGGAGCCGGTCTACACCCTGCTCGGCCTGACCGTGGGCTGGGTCAACGAGGCCTCCACCCCGCAGGAGCGGCGCGACGCGTACGCGTGTGACGTCACGTACGTCTCGGTCAGCGAGGCGGGCTTCGACTACCTGCGCGACCAACTCGTCACCGACGTGGCCGACCGGGTGCAGCCGCCGCTGGCCACCGCGATCGTGGACGAGGCCGACTCGATCATGATCGACGAGGCCCGGGTGCCGATGGTCCTCGCCGGCTCGGTGCCGGGCGAGCAGGACCCGGTGCACGCCGCCGCCGCGCTGGTGCGCGGGCTGCGCAAGGGCCGGCACTACACGGTCGCCGAGGACGGGCGCAGCGTGGCGTTCACCGCCGCCGGCCTGGCCGCCGTCGAGGCCAAGCTCGGCATCGACCTGTACGACGAGGAGCACGTCGCGCAGCTCTCCGCGGTCAACGTGGCGCTGCACGCGCAGGCCCTGCTGCACCGTGACGTCGACTACATCGTCCGGGAGGGCTCGGTCGAGCTGATCGACGAGATGCGCGGCCGGGTGGCCCAGCGCCGCCGCTGGCCGGACGGGCTCCAGGCGGCGGTCGAGGCCAAGGAGGGCCTGGACGCCACCGCCGAGGGTGAGGTGCTCGGCACCATCGCGGTGCAGGCGTTCATCGGGCTCTACCCGAAGGTCTGCGGGATGACCGCCACCGCGGTGCTGGTCGGCGACCAGCTGCGGGAGTTCTTCGACCTCGAGGTGGCGCTGATCCCGCCGAACACCCCGTGCGTCCGTGAGGACGAGCCGGACCGGATCTACGCCACCCGCGCGGAGAAGGACGAGGCGCTGATCGACGAGATCCGCCGCTGCCACGAGGCGGGGCGGCCGGTGCTGGTCGGCACGCTGGACGTCAAGGAGTCCGAGGGGCTGGCCGCCGGGCTGAACGCGGCCGGGGTGCCCTGCGTGGTGCTGAACGCCAAGAACGACGACGAGGAAGCGGCGATCATCGCCGAGGCCGGCGCGTACGGCGCGGTGACGGTCTCCACCCAGATGGCCGGCCGGGGCGTGGACATCCGCCTTGGCGGCAGCGACCAGTCCGACCAGGAGCGGGTGGCCGAGCTGGGCGGTCTCTACGTGATCGGCAGCGGCCGGCACGACAGCCGCCGGGTGGACGACCAGCTGCGCGGCCGGGCCGGCCGGCAGGGTGACCCGGGTGGGTCGGTCTTCTTCGTCAGCCTGGAGGACGACCTGGTCGTCCGGCACGCCGCCGACGCGGTGCCGGCATCGCCGCGGATGAACGCGGACGGCCTGGTCACCGACGACCAGGTGGACTACGCGGTGGAGCACGCCCAGCGGGTCGCCGAGGGCGTCAACCACGAGATCCACCGCAACACGTGGCGCTACAGCGTGGTGATCGAGCAGCAGCGCAAGGCCCTCGCCCAGCGCCGGGAGCGGCTGCTGACCAGCGACGTGGCCGCGCTGATGCTGCTCGACAAGATGCCCGAGAAGGCCGGCGAGATGGACGAGGACCTGCTCGCCCGGGCGGGCCGGTCGATCGCGCTCTACCACCTGGACCGGCTCTGGGCCGAGCACCTGGCCGAGCTGTCGGAGGTCCGCGAGGGCGTGCACCTGCGCGCGCTGGGCCGGCTCGACCCACTGGACGAGTTCCACCGGGCCGCCGTGCCGGCGTTCAACAACCTGGTCCCGGAGATCGAGGCCCGCACCCTCGCCACCTTCGCCGAGACCGAATTCGACGACGACTGGGAGGCCGAGGACGGCACCCTGGTCCGCCCGACCGCGACGTGGACCTACCTGGTGCACGACAACCCGTTCGGCTCCGAGCTCGACCGGCTGATCGCGTCGATCGGGCGTCGGCTCAGCGGCGCGCGCTGACGCGTCGGCTCAGCGGCTTCTGGGGTCCCCTGTCGCGCGTCCACGCGCCGCAGGGGCCCCGACTTCGCCGTTTCGACCCCGGTTTGCGAGGGTAGTAGGGCTGGTCGGTCCAGTCCGGGAGAGAGCAGAC is part of the Micromonospora cremea genome and encodes:
- the ctaD gene encoding cytochrome c oxidase subunit I, whose protein sequence is MPKRVTTEPSRDRGPAILAPARFGGFPGPLRSRVPGSSLIKFLATTDHKQIGVLYLLTSFGFFLVGGVQAMLMRGELARPGLQFLSSEQYNQLFTSHGAVMLLLFATPAGFGFGNFIVPIQIGAPDVSFPRLNALAYWLYLFGGLMVISGFLTPQGSADFGWTAYSPLSSVEHSPGVGANLWIAGLVISGLGTILGAVNLITTILTLRAPGMTMFRMPIFTWNMLFTSVLVIFVFPLLAAALLALLADRLLNAHVYDPATGGMLLWQHLFWFFGHPEVYIIALPFFGIVTEVIPVFARKPLFGYTGIVLATVAITVLSMTVWAHHMFTTGQVLLPFFSITSYLIAVPTGVKFFNWIGTMWKGQLTFETPMLFAIGFLVTFLLGGLTGVLLASPPADWHTHDTYFVVAHFHYVVFGTVVFALFAGYYFWWPKMTGRLLDDRIGKAHFWTMFIGFHGTFLVHHWLGSEGMPRRYADYLPTDGFTTLNTISSIFAFILGLSTLFFMYNAWKSWRYGTMVTVDDPWGFGNSLEWATTCPPPLRNFDRMPRIRSERPAFDLKYGPLVADLGRDLPQRTTKPPQHFTEELRMEPHVPESPAAEGAHGARDATEFQPAPRSGARPVDVPEPEGVRRPSFEESDAPEDTEEAPKPHERWRHPHSDRDPEES
- a CDS encoding ATP-binding protein; translation: MSSRITWEVCDTAPVAVVRLCGPLDLGTMRSVHRVLDRALAAEPDALVVDLAGVTVRDRLALSVFAATARRAAEWPAVPVVLCAPPPDAARWLAESTACRVVPVSRDCDEATRVAGAAAAPRLQARLEPVAEACRRARELVVDACTRWNLPDAAGPAALVLSELVGNVVRHAGTPMQVTVTLRRPYLHLAVVDGSPAAARPARTDLRAEGGRGLLLVRELAQRWGSVPAGQGKAVWAIMSAT
- a CDS encoding DUF4383 domain-containing protein, translating into MVGPMAHSRARPNPADGKPPVRRAAGTVAVLFLLIGVLGFVPGITSGTADLRFAGHGSGAYLFGVFQVSVLHNLVHLLSGVAGLALARTVGGARTFLIGGGAVYLVLWLYGLAVDHDTGANVLPVNDADDWLHLGLGVGMIALGVLTGRARP
- a CDS encoding glycosyltransferase, whose translation is MSLTVLMNAGPWLSVPPPGYGGIENVIATLVPELRRLGVRVVLASVESSTLPVDERVSVFPDGQFAALQRPYNQVCGIAQAHLAGVVRELHARDDIDLVHDHVEAVGLATLAAMGPSGPPTLHTLHWDLAKHPALYGSLDGGERVRVNGVSASQLARAPQALREHSVGHVHLSTPLAVDADRRPRPEKGEHLLILGRINPGKGQDVGARLAHQVGFPLVLAGPVGPYHRPAELAAAGDEARQNPDVRFFLDEVAPHVDGDLVRWVGTVAGQERDDLLASARASLFPLRWEEPGGTAVVESLALGTPVVATARGCLPELIEHGRTGLLTADEEELGELVLAADLLDADECRRVAAQRFTPAVMAQRYVELYQRVRQLASAPRLQPV
- a CDS encoding glucosyl-3-phosphoglycerate synthase; translation: MRDTTSSVSPVVEAWATYRTTSAADWPARRLVRAKGESRVSVVLPARNEEATVGAIVATIREHLMDRVALVDELIVVDSRSTDRTAQVARAAGAEVVGQDEMTRGLPRLTGKGDALWAGLAAAEGDVVAFIDADLREFRPHFVSGLLGPLLTDPSVEFVKGFYHRPLVGTASVEQDGGGRVTELMARPLLNLFWPELAGFVQPLAGEYAGRREVLAQVPFVSGYGVETAMLIDLLDMVGLDALAQVDLGERKHRHQDTAALGRMSAQIMLTAWSRLQRRGWASPGMSPEALLTQFRRGGSDTLPNLGREIVVSDVSIEERPPLAELRHRVPRRRVAAA
- a CDS encoding Gfo/Idh/MocA family protein, which produces MHGCRVGLIGAGGVAQRHARVLAGFDDVELIGVTDVAPDAASALVAQSGGRAYADVAELLAAGPDAVYVCVPPFAHGPAEEAVIDAGAPMFVEKPVAVDLVTAERIADLIAQRGLRTAVGHHWRYLSVLDQARELLADRPVRMVSGSWWDKVPPVAWWSRRDHSGGPVVEQAAHVLDLIRALVGEATEVTAYGNGTPPPVDGADIDSVTTATLRFAGGAVGTLSAACVLGWKHRAGLEILADGLALSITEDGLLIRDTDGERHVPADPEAARVAVDRAFIDAVRGIGDDVRVPYAEALGTQRLALAVADSARTGETVRLATPVEPAVLTSGVTVDA
- a CDS encoding zinc-binding dehydrogenase, with amino-acid sequence MRDTVVVVSAPGRVELVEQDAAPLRPGTFRVETLFSGVSAGTELSYVKGTNPYLHVTWNADLGLFQPGEASSPYPLTRLGYMQVGRVVESDTPAVAVGEVGAMTYGHRTGWLADPVAERFVPLPDDLDPLLGVYVAHMGPICANGLLHAAADLHGAGVRSLGDGVRGRRVAVVGAGVVALLTALFARRHGAASVVVLDPTPQRRQVAEALGLETLDPGSDDPAVVLKTRWAHTAGDRGADVVFQCRGQAWALQLALRLLRPQGTVIDLAFYQGGADAVRLGEEFHHNGLSLRCAQIGRVPRGLAPTWDRERLSAETVDLLRAYGDVIRKHVVSAVVPFDEAPTLLTDLAERRRQELQVVLAG
- a CDS encoding ABC transporter ATP-binding protein is translated as MSTPDARPVGLAALLPYLREHRGTLAVVGVLSLAGAAASLAQPLLTRSALDRVSAGHAVTGLVAVLVVLVVLGAAIGGLRDYLLQRTAEGLVLGTRRRLAGHLLRLPIAEYDRRRTGDLLSRVGSDTTLLRAVVTSGLFETVTGAVVVLGAGTAMVLLDPLLFGVTLLGVGLGLGFAATFARRVRALARAAQERIGEMTAAVERAISAARTIRASRAETREAEIVTGSAREAYAAGLRVARVQAVVGPIGSVTVQGAFLLVLGIGGARVAAGAITVGDLVAFVMYLFLLALPLAQVLRAYTQLQTGLGALQRIEEILAVPGEGAADRPVETGTTATPRRPAPMIEFDRVGFGYPGGEPVLHEVSFAVPAGTRTALVGPSGAGKSTLLALVERFYEVSAGAVRLDGRDVRELPRDVLRAQLGYVEQEAPVLAGTLRENLLITTPDATDDRLHEVLDKVNLAHLAHRSPQGLDVQVGEGGVLLSGGERQRLAIARALLAGPPVLLLDEPTSNLDARNEMALRRAIDAVAVRRTLLIVAHRLATVVDADQIVVLDGGRVVAVGTHAELTATDPLYRELATHQLLVG